The Lewinellaceae bacterium DNA window AATTTGCAGAAGATACTCGACAAGGTTCTCATCATTGGCCAAACCCAGTTTGCTTCTGAGCCGGTAACGTTTGTTTTCAACGCCACGAAGACTGATATTGAGGAGGGGTGCAATTTCTTTGGAAGAAAGATTCATCTTCAGGTAAGCTGCCAAACGCAGGTCCCCGGGAGTAAGTTCGGGGTTGCTATCCAGGAGCTTTTTTAAGAAAGCTTCATGAACCTGGTTAAAATTGGATTCAAACAATTCCCAGTCCTGCTCATTGGCCAGGTGATGATCAATCAGATGGAGCAAATGTTGTTCATGCCGCAGAAGGCTGGAGTGAGGTTCCTGATGCATCTCCTGGATCTCTTCCTTTAACTGGGTGAGAATCTCATTCTTGCGGATCAGGTTAAAGGTGGTATTCGCCAACTCTTTACTTTTATTGATGATGGCCGTTTGCAATTGCTCATTGCGTAATTTGATTTCCTGCTGCTGGAGCTTCCGGGATTTCTCTAGTTCCATCTTGCGTCTCTGTATTTCCAACCGGTAAGCATGAAACCGTTGGAGCCCGAATAATACCATTGTTCCGGCTAAGAGAAATATCAGTGCGGCCCAGGCGCGCTGATACCAGGGTTTGAGTATGGTTATTTGCGTCGACGTGATCACCGGGGAAGCATTACTCAAAACTTCAAACCAATAATCACCAGGCGGAATATTGGTTAGAAGGACTTCAGATTCTGGCTGCCATTCCGACCAGGAAGGCAGATTTTCCCGGGCTCCAAACCGATACCTGAAATAAGGAGCCCGACGATAATAGGGTTCATGAAACACCACCCGCAGATTATTCAGGCTGTAAGGAATGGACAATACTCCCCCATCAACCTGGCCGAACCGGTAGCCGGGATTGTCCAGGGAACCTATGTAACTGATGCTTGGAGACAACGTTGCTACGGTATTCGTGACAACAGAATTCCGGTCAAACAGGGCGTAACCGTCTTCCAGACAAAATAAATAGCGACTGGCATCAATGGGCACAATGCGCTCATACCCAGGTATCAGTCGAACCGGAAATCGCTGCACAAGAATCGTATCTTTCAAATAGGCAACATAATCGCCAAAATCCATGAAGTTATCATTACCCATACCCTGCAGATAACTTACGTACTGATACTCCGGCTCAGGTAAGAAGCGACCCTGTTGCTCGGACCAGTAAACCCAATTGCGGTCGGCGCCCACCAAAATACGCTCTCCCCGTTGTTGCAATTGCAACTGATACTCCGTTGGCAATCCGTCATCCTGGGTAAACGACTGGAACTTCAAAACCTGACCCAGATCCTGATCTAGCCATATGCGGTACAATCCTTTGGTTGGACTTGCCGCCCACACCGTACCAGCATTATCCATTACCAGTTGATTTACCGGATCAGCAAATTTGCCGACACGCTGCTTAAATTGCCATTCATACCCATCCCAGCCATACATTGCGAGACCGGTATAGGTAGCCTGGATCAGATGATTCGCATCACCGCGCACCGGAATCAACAACCATCCTCCGGCTTCGCCGCTTAATAGTTCCCATCGTCCGTCTTTGAGTGTGAAGGTGCCATCGTTGTGTCCCACCAAAAGTTGGCCTTTATAAACCTGGACATCCCACACCTGTCCCTGGGATCCTTCCACGAGGTCAAATCCCGAGGAAGATTCTTCCGGCCATGGTCTAAAGAACAACCCGTGATTGGTTCCGATGTACAGCTTGTTCTGAAACACAGCGGCCGCGTAAACCGTACCCAGCCCTCCCTGTTTATCCTGGAAAAATGAGAGCGGGTTATTGATCGCAACCAGGTCAACTCCTTTGTCCATCGCCACCCACAAATCATGGTAATAATCTTCATGCAGGCTCAAAATGGTATTGTTTTGCAATCCATTCTCCTGATGTATAACAAATTCAACCGAAAGATCCGGCCGGAGCACGTATACCCCATGACTGATCGTGCCAATAGCGATATTACCATTGGAAAGTTTGATACCCAGGTTGATCTGATGCGTCTGAAAATTTTGATTTACCGGTGCAGTTACGGGCTGGATCATCCCATCATACAGTGTGTATAACCCGGATTGATTGGTCCCGATTAACCAACCATCCTGAAAGCCAAGGATAAACATCACCCGCTTTTCTGCAAAAAAGGAAGTATTGGTTACCGGCAGAAATTCATCGTTCACAAGCCGGAAAAGTCCTTTATGGATTACCGGTAATATGAGTTCATCACCCACTTGTTGCAAGTACATGATATTACCAGGGGCATTCAATACGGTGATCTTGCCTTGCCGGTAGACATAAAGCGTCGAAAAGGATTGAAAATAAATCCCTCCGGGAGTAACCAGGATCTTCCAGATCTCTTCCCGTTCAAACAATGGGTAATCGATGAGCGAGTCCAGGGGGTGATATTTCAACCTGCTTTCAGCATCTTTTTCCCAAAACCCGAATGCCGCGTAGCCACCGATGAATAATCTTCCATCTTCCGTACTGACCACAGCGCGGACAGTTTGCTTATGCGGCAGGTAGTGCAATATCCAGCGGCTACCATCAAATTCCAGTAAACCTCCATTATTGGCAACGAACATACTGCCGTCCGGCCCGGAAGTCACCGACCAATTTTGATACTGGGCCTGGTAGTCTTCTTTGGTAAAATGGCGTATTAATGGAACGTCAGCCAATAAAATACCCGGCATCAGGGCCATAGCGAATTGCATTGCAATTGTTCGCCAACACATATCGGATCTGTGATTAGGTTGAAAAGATAATAAATTATCGCGCACAATAAGGGTCGGGGATTCTCGCATGAACCTGGTTTGATTCCGGTAAACGCATCCCTATAACTACTCTTTTTTACCTATTTTTCGGATTACAATCCAACACAATGAAGACATCCAAAAAAGGCTTACCACCTGGCACTATTGTCTACACGGGAGATCAAAAGGTAGAAAAAACCATTATCAATGTTTTCCTGTACAGTGGTGAGCGTATCGAAGTCGTACGTGAAGTTCAGCTGGACGACCTTGACCATTTGCTTAAAAGGGAAGACTGCATCACCTGGGTCGATATCCGTGGATTACACGATGTTGAATTGCTTCAGCGCATCGGGCAGGAAGGAGATATCCATCCATTGATCCTGGAAGACATTGCGGACGTACATCAGCGGCCAAAATACGAATCATTGGAAAACGGAGCATTCCTGGTGTTACAAGCCATGTATTTCAATAAGCATAATCTGTTTAAAAGTGAGCAGGTTTCGATGTATGTCACCCCCTATTACCTGATCAGTTTTCAGGAAAAGAAAGAAGATGTTTTTGAAGCAGTCAAGTTAAGGCTGATTGAAAATCGCGGAATAATTCGTCAAAAAACCACCGATTATCTGGCATATTCTCTGATTGATGTTATCGTCGATGATTACTTTGAGGCACTGGATAAGCTTGAAAATGACGTATTTGCCATCGAGCAGGACATTCTGGACAACAAGACCGAAGATATCAAGGAACGTCTGCATGCCGCCCGGCATATCCTGGTCCGTATGAGCAAGTCTGTCCTTCCGTGGCGGGATGCGATGTTAAAGACCATGAAACTGGATGACCTCACATTTGGTGAATCCGTCCTACCCTATTTACGGGATCTTTATGATCATACGGTGCAGGTTATTGACCGTCAGGATACATTGCGGGATATGATCAACGGTTTACGCGATCTCTACCATTCGGAATTAAATCTGGCCATGAACAAAATCATGCAGGTCCTGACCATCATATCAACCATCTTTATTCCACTGACCTTTCTGGTTGGTGTCTACGGGATGAATTTCGATAATATGCCGGAACTGAAATGGCAATATGGTTATCCGCTGGTTTGGGTTGCCATGGTCATGATGGCTTTATTGCTGCTCCAATGGTTTAAAAAGAAGAAATGGTTCTAATATCATGATTGAGGACTCCATTCCTTTATTACCGGAATACCCCGGTCTTACTTCGGATGAAGTAGCCAGACAACAACAATTGCATGGCTACAACCGAAGCGTAAAAGCCCCAAACCAGGCCTGGGAGCTGATTATCGCTATTCTGAAAGAGCCGATGGTGTTGCTCCTCCTTGTCGCTTGTTCGATTTATTTTATCCTGTCTGAGTGGTCCGAAGCATTTACCATGCTGGGCGCTATTCTGTTTGTGGCAGGCATTTCTCTTTTCCAGGACTACCGTAGCCAACGGGCTGTCAAGGCACTTCAGCAGATGACCATGACAAAAGCGAAAGTGGTCCGAAATAAGATGCTGACAGAGATACCATCCGATAACATCGTTGTCAAAGACATTGCGGTTATTGAAGAGGGAGACCTGATCCCGGCAGATATGCATCTTCTCACCGAATACGACCTGGCAGTCAACGAAGCGGTACTTACCGGCGAGTCAACCGATGTAGTCAAGCAACCTGGTGATCAGCTTTACCAGGGAACTATGGTGTTACGTGGATATGGCTATGCCCGTGTTTCTGCCATCGGCACCGGGACACGTCTTGCCGCCATTGAACATTCGTTAGGCTCGGTACGCCCGGTCGAAACACCGCTACAGTCACAGGTACACCGATTTGTACGACTGATGGTCATTGCCGGTTCACTTGCATTTCTACTGGTATGGGGTTACAAATCCTGGGAAACCGGCAGTATCATCCACGGTTTACTGCATGGGTTGACCATGGCGATGAGCGTTATTCCGGAAGAGATCCCGGTGGCGATGACCACATTCCTGGCTCTGGGAGCTTATCGTTTATTAAAGCTGCAAATCATTGCCCGCCAGCCCCAGTCTGTGGAGACCCTGGGCGCAGCAACTGTGATCTGCGTGGATAAGACCGGCACACTGACCAAAAACCTGATGCAGGTAGCCAAAACCTGGGAAGCCCAATCCGGTAAGGTGACCGATTTTATCACCGCCCCTGAATTCAACGAGGTACTGGAATATGCAATGTGGTCCAGTGAACGGTCTCCTTTTGACCCCATGGAAACCTCCATTCATCAGTGGTATTCCACCTTGAACACCCGTGATATCCGTGCTTCAGCAACCATGTTAAAGGATTTTCCGCTGGCAGGATCGCCGCCCGTCATGACCCATCTCTTTGATCTTCCCGGACAGGGTGTCATTACAGCCATTAAAGGCGGGCTGGAGACCGTCTTAAAACGATCCCAGGTGAGTGCTGAAGAGGAGGCTGAAGCTATGTCGATCAGTAAATCCTTCGCTTCCCTGGGTTTCCGGGTATTGGGTGTCGGTAAAGGAACCTGGGGTCAGGAAAAGATGCCGGAGAAGCCGGAGGACATGACTTTCACCTTTCTCGGTATCATCGCATTTTCCGACCCTCCCGAGACTCATATTCCGGATGTGATCAAGTCCTTCCATGAGGCTGGCGTTGAGGTCAAAATGATAACCGGTGATTACCTGGAAACAGCCCGATCTGTTGCTGCAACCGTAGGAATAACCGATACACCTTATCTTACCGGTTCCGAAATGCAATCCATGAGTGAACCGGAATTAACCAGGATAGTAGGAAAAACAAATGTCTTTGCCCGTATTTATCCTGAAGCCAAACTGCGCATCGTACAAGCACTGCGCAAATCCGGCGAAGTTGTGGCTATGACCGGTGACGGAGTTAATGACGCACCGGCACTCAAGGCTGCAGACATTGGAATTGCCATGGGTAAACGAGGCACTGAAGTAGCCAAAGGTGCGGCAGGCCTTGTCCTGGGTGATGATGACCTGGCACATATGGTTGATGCCATCTATCTGGGCCGCCGGATCCATGCCAATCTGAAGAAAGCCATCCGGTACATCATCTCGATACACATCCCGATCATTACCCTCATCGTCCTTAATCAGTTCCTTCCCTTTTTGCCGGAGACTCTTTTTTCACCCATACACGTCATCTTCCTGGAATTAATCATGGGACCGACCTGCTCGATCATCTATGAAAATGAACCGACCCGTAGAAACGAACTGGTTCATCCTTCCCGCCAACACCGGAATGTATCCCTCCTCCAGGGAAAACCATTGACGATCACCATTCTTCAGGGGTTACTGATCACCATCACCTGCTTGATCACAGGTTACTGGGCGACCCGGCATGGATACGATGATGATACTCAAAGAACGCTGATCTTCAGTACGCTGGTTTTTGCCAATGTATTTCTAACGCTGGTCAACCGGTCCTTCCGGTTACGCATCTGGGAAACCTTTACACGCGGTAACGCTTTGATCCCCTTAATCCTGATAGTCTCATTATTGTTGTGGGCCTGCACCGTGACGATACCTGCTGTACGTCATATCTTCGAGTTTTCCGCTCTGAGACTTTCCGATTTGCTGATTCCGGTTATGATGGCCATGCTGGGCACCTTATGGATAGAACCATTTAAGGGGACCTCACTTATTGAATAAGATCCAAGCACCTTTCCTGGCGGGGCCGGTTTTTCAGGCTAATAGGTGCAATCTTCTGGTACATGCCGGATGTAATACGACTTGTAGTTCTTAGCCGCAGGATCCTTACATCCCGCCAGATTAAGTAACCGGATGTTACGAAACTGGACAGGATGACTTTCGGCCTGGAGAGAAAAAAATCCATGATCAACCGGTGCACCATCTTTAAATAGTGATGACAGTGCCGGGTCGATGCCGGACCCGTCTATGGTGGGATGGTGATAACTCATAACAGTCTCTCCATTAGCCTGGTGTTCAATCAATGAATCACCGTAGACAATATAGGTGGCTTTCACCCACTGATCCCCTTGATAAGTCTCAGAGGTTGAATTCGTACAATGCCTTTTGATCAGGTCTTCACCGAAATAAATATTGGTGCCTGGTGTGCATACATTCTGGGTAGGGCGATCGTGCGTTCCATCTCCTCCCAGCAATTGACCTTCGATAGAAATAGGGAAATCCTGGTCTTTCGTCATCGTTTTGGGATCCTGTCCATGCAGCATGGTACCGCTGTTACGGAACGCCCAACCTGGCCCGCCAGGTACCTGCTCCCCACGGAACCGGTATTCCAATTCCAGTATGTAATAG harbors:
- the corA gene encoding magnesium/cobalt transporter CorA translates to MKTSKKGLPPGTIVYTGDQKVEKTIINVFLYSGERIEVVREVQLDDLDHLLKREDCITWVDIRGLHDVELLQRIGQEGDIHPLILEDIADVHQRPKYESLENGAFLVLQAMYFNKHNLFKSEQVSMYVTPYYLISFQEKKEDVFEAVKLRLIENRGIIRQKTTDYLAYSLIDVIVDDYFEALDKLENDVFAIEQDILDNKTEDIKERLHAARHILVRMSKSVLPWRDAMLKTMKLDDLTFGESVLPYLRDLYDHTVQVIDRQDTLRDMINGLRDLYHSELNLAMNKIMQVLTIISTIFIPLTFLVGVYGMNFDNMPELKWQYGYPLVWVAMVMMALLLLQWFKKKKWF
- a CDS encoding cation-translocating P-type ATPase, producing MIEDSIPLLPEYPGLTSDEVARQQQLHGYNRSVKAPNQAWELIIAILKEPMVLLLLVACSIYFILSEWSEAFTMLGAILFVAGISLFQDYRSQRAVKALQQMTMTKAKVVRNKMLTEIPSDNIVVKDIAVIEEGDLIPADMHLLTEYDLAVNEAVLTGESTDVVKQPGDQLYQGTMVLRGYGYARVSAIGTGTRLAAIEHSLGSVRPVETPLQSQVHRFVRLMVIAGSLAFLLVWGYKSWETGSIIHGLLHGLTMAMSVIPEEIPVAMTTFLALGAYRLLKLQIIARQPQSVETLGAATVICVDKTGTLTKNLMQVAKTWEAQSGKVTDFITAPEFNEVLEYAMWSSERSPFDPMETSIHQWYSTLNTRDIRASATMLKDFPLAGSPPVMTHLFDLPGQGVITAIKGGLETVLKRSQVSAEEEAEAMSISKSFASLGFRVLGVGKGTWGQEKMPEKPEDMTFTFLGIIAFSDPPETHIPDVIKSFHEAGVEVKMITGDYLETARSVAATVGITDTPYLTGSEMQSMSEPELTRIVGKTNVFARIYPEAKLRIVQALRKSGEVVAMTGDGVNDAPALKAADIGIAMGKRGTEVAKGAAGLVLGDDDLAHMVDAIYLGRRIHANLKKAIRYIISIHIPIITLIVLNQFLPFLPETLFSPIHVIFLELIMGPTCSIIYENEPTRRNELVHPSRQHRNVSLLQGKPLTITILQGLLITITCLITGYWATRHGYDDDTQRTLIFSTLVFANVFLTLVNRSFRLRIWETFTRGNALIPLILIVSLLLWACTVTIPAVRHIFEFSALRLSDLLIPVMMAMLGTLWIEPFKGTSLIE
- a CDS encoding DUF1080 domain-containing protein, which encodes MKKIFLFAILFTQSLLAQQTGDWEILFNGKDLTGWIPKFTGSDLGVNYRNTFRVEDGYLTVNYDQWKDFHGEFGHLFYNRSYSYYILELEYRFRGEQVPGGPGWAFRNSGTMLHGQDPKTMTKDQDFPISIEGQLLGGDGTHDRPTQNVCTPGTNIYFGEDLIKRHCTNSTSETYQGDQWVKATYIVYGDSLIEHQANGETVMSYHHPTIDGSGIDPALSSLFKDGAPVDHGFFSLQAESHPVQFRNIRLLNLAGCKDPAAKNYKSYYIRHVPEDCTY